One Pseudodesulfovibrio cashew DNA window includes the following coding sequences:
- a CDS encoding chorismate mutase — protein MIKIRKDDWGGPSDDRPRRDPSRGPRKFNKGGSHRPMNKGGSDNDLDKSEVIANHRFDDISDIDNQILNLLEKRAYLIRKEGAWRKSRQKSLVDPKLEKLLRGAFDNRSGELGLDAKLSKQLFTLLNQFSLADARQKFTGEGYKLAPRVEPIQAGISGPRSFRHTRMLLALAASAGAAVKLAPVTMNAPNKDLAKALKQAGAPISWDDDFIRNDGDKTLGFEGNMIFVGEDSFNFYMLLCLALAHAGRCKFTGKPGLQLMDIGTLNKVLPKLGARLVAMNPNNPGLPARLECGGAMDEEITLPGGIDPDFAAALTLAAWSYPGGLTIRGLNQAARERVAEAVGVLNTCGIKATLDKDAVTVSDGIPAVDAQPSLPLSVSLGSMLLALPVMAGGSINVEGAWPKSDKANRVLEQLRALGLRLDVATENIIATMDGELPTKATISLAETPELRPLALALALKPAEATLSGQADDTLMELLDRMGVAYEETEDGIELKPGERSWDGTWFSPDPVWSMGCALAAYAVPGIKLENHFEVTATWPEFWNFYNSLPTGKMKPKPVKEKKDDTRRRIKIR, from the coding sequence ATGATCAAAATCCGTAAAGACGACTGGGGTGGTCCCTCCGACGACCGCCCGCGACGTGATCCCTCCCGGGGTCCTCGCAAATTCAACAAAGGCGGTTCGCACCGCCCCATGAACAAGGGCGGTTCCGACAACGACCTGGACAAATCCGAGGTCATAGCGAACCACCGCTTTGACGACATTTCCGACATCGACAACCAGATTCTGAACCTGCTGGAAAAGCGCGCGTACCTTATCCGCAAGGAGGGAGCATGGCGCAAGTCCCGGCAGAAATCTTTGGTCGACCCCAAACTCGAGAAACTGCTGCGCGGCGCCTTTGACAATCGCTCCGGAGAACTCGGTCTGGATGCCAAACTCTCCAAGCAGCTCTTCACCCTGCTCAACCAGTTCTCCCTGGCCGACGCGCGCCAGAAATTCACAGGCGAAGGCTACAAGCTTGCCCCGCGCGTGGAGCCCATCCAGGCTGGCATTAGCGGCCCGCGTTCCTTCCGCCACACCCGCATGCTGCTCGCCCTGGCCGCCAGCGCCGGAGCCGCAGTCAAGCTCGCCCCCGTAACCATGAATGCCCCCAACAAGGACCTGGCCAAGGCCCTCAAGCAGGCGGGCGCGCCCATCTCCTGGGATGATGACTTCATCCGCAACGACGGAGACAAGACTCTGGGCTTCGAAGGCAACATGATCTTCGTCGGCGAGGACAGCTTCAACTTCTACATGCTGCTCTGCTTGGCCCTGGCACATGCGGGCCGCTGCAAGTTCACCGGCAAGCCCGGCCTGCAGCTCATGGACATCGGCACCCTGAACAAGGTCCTGCCCAAGCTCGGCGCACGCCTGGTGGCCATGAACCCGAACAACCCCGGCCTGCCCGCCCGCCTTGAGTGCGGCGGCGCCATGGACGAGGAGATCACCCTGCCCGGCGGTATTGATCCCGATTTCGCAGCGGCTCTGACCCTTGCCGCCTGGTCCTATCCCGGCGGCCTGACCATTCGCGGCCTGAACCAGGCCGCGCGAGAGCGCGTTGCCGAGGCTGTAGGGGTTCTCAACACCTGCGGCATCAAGGCTACCCTGGACAAGGACGCGGTCACCGTGTCCGACGGCATCCCCGCCGTGGACGCCCAGCCCAGCCTGCCCCTGTCCGTGTCCCTGGGCTCCATGCTCCTGGCCCTGCCGGTCATGGCCGGTGGCTCCATCAATGTGGAAGGAGCCTGGCCCAAGTCCGACAAGGCGAACCGCGTGCTCGAACAGCTCCGCGCTCTCGGCCTGCGCCTGGACGTGGCCACCGAAAACATCATCGCCACCATGGACGGAGAACTGCCGACCAAGGCGACCATCTCCCTGGCGGAGACGCCCGAGCTGCGGCCCCTGGCACTGGCTCTGGCACTCAAGCCTGCCGAAGCCACCCTCTCGGGTCAGGCGGACGACACGCTGATGGAGCTCCTCGACCGCATGGGCGTGGCCTACGAGGAAACCGAAGACGGCATCGAGCTCAAGCCCGGTGAACGTTCCTGGGACGGCACCTGGTTCTCCCCGGACCCGGTCTGGTCCATGGGCTGCGCCCTGGCCGCTTACGCCGTGCCCGGCATCAAGCTGGAAAACCATTTCGAAGTCACCGCCACCTGGCCTGAGTTCTGGAACTTCTACAACTCGCTGCCCACCGGCAAGATGAAGCCCAAGCCGGTTAAAGAGAAGAAAGATGACACACGCAGAAGAATCAAAATCCGCTAG
- a CDS encoding DMT family transporter has product MSDKNRAILLMAFTALIWSSGGLAIKLAELNPMAITGLRSGLAALTLLVLFRKRLSFRFSPVRLGAALGYAGLLITNVVATKLTTSANAILLAYTAPVYVALLAPWLLREKTRHGDWLFIAVTIGGMALFFLDKLTPTGLWGNLIAIGTGLSYAVFTLCMRAQKDASPVESVILGHALTFLCGLPFLLHATPDPAGWLGIAYLGIIQQGVSLAFYVWAIKRLGALEAILIMMLEPIFNPVWVALGYGELPGIWAIAGGTIVIGAVTLRGLRSASSNKRLRPTP; this is encoded by the coding sequence TTGTCTGACAAAAACAGGGCCATCCTGCTCATGGCGTTCACAGCGCTTATCTGGAGCTCCGGCGGGCTGGCGATCAAGCTGGCTGAGCTCAATCCAATGGCCATCACCGGACTGCGCAGCGGACTCGCCGCCCTGACCCTGCTCGTGCTCTTCAGGAAGAGGCTTTCCTTCCGCTTTTCCCCCGTCCGACTCGGCGCTGCATTGGGGTACGCAGGGCTGCTGATCACCAACGTAGTCGCCACCAAGCTGACCACTTCGGCCAACGCAATTCTTCTGGCCTACACGGCGCCGGTCTACGTGGCCCTGCTCGCTCCCTGGTTGCTCAGGGAAAAAACACGGCATGGGGACTGGCTGTTCATCGCCGTAACCATCGGCGGCATGGCACTCTTCTTCCTGGACAAGCTCACGCCAACAGGATTGTGGGGCAATCTCATTGCCATCGGCACCGGCCTCTCCTACGCCGTCTTCACCCTGTGCATGCGTGCTCAGAAGGACGCTTCGCCCGTGGAGTCGGTCATCCTCGGCCATGCCCTGACTTTTCTCTGCGGCCTGCCCTTCCTGTTGCACGCAACGCCCGATCCTGCAGGATGGCTGGGCATTGCCTACCTTGGCATAATCCAGCAGGGAGTATCCCTGGCGTTCTACGTCTGGGCCATAAAGCGGCTCGGGGCTCTGGAAGCCATCCTGATCATGATGCTGGAGCCCATCTTCAACCCGGTCTGGGTTGCACTTGGTTATGGCGAACTCCCCGGAATCTGGGCCATAGCCGGAGGCACGATCGTGATCGGCGCGGTTACCCTGCGGGGCCTGCGATCCGCCTCCAGCAACAAGCGGCTACGGCCCACCCCATAA
- the sat gene encoding sulfate adenylyltransferase, with translation MSNLVAPHGGKGLVCCLLEGAELDAEIKKAEGLKTLDISDRAKGDLIMMGIGGFSPLNGFMTKADWAGVCEKFLMADGTFWPIPITLDTDDEDVKVGDEVALKAADGTIYATMKIEEKYEMTEADKKWECELVYKGEGEDSADDKFWEVAMEDHPGVQMVMAQGKYNLAGPVKVLSEGDYAERFPGVYLTPKQIRAEMEKRGWSKVAALQLRNPMHRSHEFLAKIAIEVCDGCVIHSLIGNLKPGDIPGDVRIKCIQTLIDGYFVPENVINAGYPLDMRYAGPREGLIHATFRQNYGINNMLIGRDHAGVGDFYGLFEAQDIFKRIPYVNEACPEPGKALLCQPMNIDWTFYCYKCDGMASMRTCPHTKEDRVILSGTKLRKALSEGAEVVDHFGRDEVLDILRDYYAGLTEKVEVKMQKAASGQDMK, from the coding sequence ATGTCCAACCTCGTAGCACCTCACGGTGGAAAAGGTCTCGTCTGCTGCCTGCTCGAAGGCGCTGAGCTCGATGCTGAAATCAAGAAGGCCGAAGGCCTGAAGACCCTCGATATCTCCGATCGCGCCAAGGGCGACCTGATCATGATGGGTATCGGCGGTTTCTCTCCGCTGAACGGCTTCATGACCAAGGCCGACTGGGCCGGCGTCTGTGAAAAGTTCCTGATGGCTGATGGCACCTTCTGGCCCATCCCCATCACCCTGGATACCGATGATGAAGACGTCAAGGTCGGCGACGAAGTGGCCCTGAAGGCTGCCGATGGCACCATCTACGCCACCATGAAGATCGAAGAAAAGTACGAGATGACCGAAGCCGACAAGAAGTGGGAATGCGAACTCGTCTACAAGGGCGAGGGCGAAGACTCCGCTGACGACAAGTTCTGGGAAGTCGCCATGGAAGACCACCCGGGCGTCCAGATGGTCATGGCTCAGGGCAAGTACAACCTGGCCGGTCCCGTCAAAGTCCTCTCCGAGGGCGACTACGCTGAGCGTTTCCCCGGCGTGTACCTGACCCCCAAGCAGATCCGCGCCGAAATGGAAAAGCGCGGCTGGTCCAAGGTTGCCGCTCTGCAGCTGCGTAACCCCATGCACCGCTCCCACGAATTCCTGGCCAAGATCGCCATCGAAGTGTGTGACGGTTGTGTCATCCACTCCCTGATCGGTAACCTGAAGCCGGGCGACATCCCGGGTGACGTCCGCATCAAGTGCATCCAGACCCTGATCGACGGCTACTTCGTTCCCGAGAACGTCATCAACGCCGGTTACCCCCTGGACATGCGCTACGCCGGTCCCCGCGAAGGCCTGATCCACGCCACCTTCCGCCAGAACTACGGCATCAACAACATGCTCATCGGTCGTGACCACGCCGGCGTCGGCGACTTCTACGGCCTGTTCGAGGCTCAGGATATCTTCAAGAGGATTCCTTACGTCAACGAAGCCTGCCCCGAACCGGGCAAGGCCCTGCTCTGCCAGCCGATGAACATCGACTGGACCTTCTACTGCTACAAGTGCGACGGCATGGCCTCCATGCGCACCTGCCCGCACACCAAGGAAGACCGCGTCATCCTGTCCGGCACCAAGCTGCGTAAGGCTCTGTCCGAAGGCGCTGAAGTTGTCGACCACTTCGGTCGTGACGAAGTCCTCGACATCCTGCGCGACTACTACGCTGGCCTGACCGAAAAGGTCGAGGTCAAGATGCAGAAGGCCGCTTCCGGTCAGGACATGAAATAA
- the aprB gene encoding adenylyl-sulfate reductase subunit beta: MPTFVNPEKCDGCKGGEKTACMYICPNDLMILDPDEMRAYNQEPSACWECYSCVKICPQGAIEARPYADFAPMGGTSIPMRSAEDIMWTIKFRNGSVKRFKFPIRTTPEGSIKPYEGKPEPGDLDSELLFTETELKSPIASIAEEAPVTDADLKKEWKMEDYANLV, translated from the coding sequence ATGCCGACTTTTGTTAACCCGGAAAAATGTGACGGCTGCAAAGGTGGCGAAAAGACCGCCTGCATGTACATTTGCCCGAACGATCTTATGATCCTGGATCCTGACGAAATGCGGGCTTACAACCAGGAACCTTCCGCTTGCTGGGAGTGCTACTCCTGCGTCAAGATTTGCCCCCAGGGCGCTATCGAAGCTCGTCCCTACGCTGACTTCGCCCCCATGGGTGGTACCTCCATCCCGATGCGTTCTGCTGAAGACATCATGTGGACCATCAAGTTCCGTAACGGTTCCGTGAAGCGCTTCAAGTTCCCCATCCGCACCACCCCTGAAGGTTCCATCAAGCCTTACGAGGGCAAGCCCGAACCCGGCGATCTGGACTCCGAGCTCCTGTTCACCGAAACCGAGCTGAAGAGCCCCATTGCTTCCATCGCCGAAGAGGCTCCCGTCACCGACGCCGACCTCAAGAAAGAATGGAAGATGGAAGACTACGCCAACCTGGTCTAG
- the aprA gene encoding adenylyl-sulfate reductase subunit alpha, producing MPLLPMKEASKGVALAEPEIVEKSVDILLVGGGMGNCGVAFEACRWIEKVDPSISIELCDKAALERSGAIAQGLSAINTYCGENDPDDYVRMVRTDLMGLVREDLIFDLGRHVDDSVHLFEEWGLPVWVKKDGKNLDGAKAKAEGLAIRNGADPVRSGRWQIMINGESYKCIVAEAAKNALGEDRYVERVFIVKMLLDANEPNRIAGAVGFSTRENKIYIYKCNAAVVACGGAVNVYRPRSTGEGMGRAWYPVWNAGSTYTMVAQVGGEMTMMENRFVPARFKDGYGPVGAWFLLFKAKATNYKGEDYCETNRAMLKPYEDRGYAKGHIIPTCLRNHMMLREMREGRGPIFMDTKSALLKTVNGDLSGPEWKHLESEAWEDFLDMCVGQANLWAATNCAPEDRGSEIMPTEPYLLGSHSGCCGIWVSGPDEPWVPESYKVKADNGKVYNRMTTVNGLFTCADGVGASGHKFSSGSHAEGRIVGKQLVRWVVDHKDFTPTIKETADEMKQELYQPWYTYEENKGGSTDPVINPAYITPHNFMMRLIKCTDEYGGGVGTLYMTSKALLNTGFWLLGMMEEDSKKLAARDLHELMRCWEQFHRLWTVRLHMQHIEFREESRYPGFYYRGDFMGLDDSKWKCFVNSTYDPATGVTTVFKKPYVKIIPDA from the coding sequence ATGCCTCTGCTTCCCATGAAAGAAGCTTCCAAGGGTGTTGCTCTCGCCGAGCCGGAAATCGTCGAAAAATCCGTTGATATCCTGCTTGTCGGCGGTGGCATGGGTAACTGTGGTGTCGCTTTTGAAGCTTGCCGCTGGATCGAAAAGGTCGACCCCTCCATCAGCATCGAACTCTGCGACAAGGCCGCTCTCGAGCGCTCCGGCGCCATCGCCCAGGGCCTGTCCGCCATCAACACCTACTGCGGTGAGAACGACCCGGACGATTACGTCCGCATGGTCCGCACCGACCTCATGGGCCTGGTCCGCGAAGACCTGATCTTCGACCTCGGCCGTCACGTTGATGATTCCGTCCACCTCTTCGAAGAATGGGGCCTCCCCGTTTGGGTCAAGAAAGACGGCAAGAACCTCGACGGTGCCAAGGCCAAGGCCGAAGGCCTCGCCATCCGCAACGGCGCCGACCCGGTCCGTTCCGGTCGCTGGCAGATCATGATCAACGGTGAGTCCTACAAGTGCATCGTTGCTGAAGCCGCCAAGAACGCTCTGGGCGAAGACCGCTACGTCGAGCGCGTGTTCATCGTTAAGATGCTCCTGGACGCCAACGAGCCCAACCGCATCGCCGGTGCCGTCGGTTTCTCCACTCGCGAAAACAAGATCTACATCTACAAGTGCAACGCTGCCGTTGTCGCTTGTGGTGGTGCCGTTAACGTGTACCGTCCCCGCTCCACTGGTGAGGGTATGGGCCGCGCTTGGTACCCCGTCTGGAACGCTGGTTCCACCTACACCATGGTTGCCCAGGTTGGCGGCGAAATGACCATGATGGAAAACCGCTTCGTCCCCGCCCGTTTCAAAGACGGTTACGGCCCGGTCGGCGCCTGGTTCCTCCTGTTCAAGGCCAAAGCCACCAACTACAAGGGTGAGGACTACTGTGAGACCAACCGCGCCATGCTGAAGCCTTACGAGGATCGCGGCTACGCCAAGGGTCACATCATCCCCACCTGCCTGCGTAACCACATGATGCTCCGTGAAATGCGTGAAGGCCGCGGCCCGATCTTCATGGACACCAAGTCCGCTCTGCTGAAGACCGTCAACGGCGATCTCTCCGGCCCCGAGTGGAAGCACCTCGAGTCCGAAGCCTGGGAAGACTTCCTCGACATGTGCGTCGGTCAGGCCAACCTGTGGGCCGCCACCAACTGCGCTCCCGAGGATCGCGGTTCCGAGATCATGCCCACCGAGCCTTACCTCCTGGGTTCCCACTCCGGTTGCTGCGGCATCTGGGTTTCCGGTCCGGACGAGCCCTGGGTCCCCGAGTCCTACAAGGTCAAAGCCGACAACGGCAAGGTCTACAACCGTATGACCACCGTCAACGGCCTGTTCACCTGCGCTGATGGTGTTGGCGCCTCCGGCCACAAGTTCTCCTCCGGTTCCCACGCTGAAGGCCGTATCGTCGGTAAGCAGCTGGTGCGCTGGGTCGTGGATCACAAAGACTTCACCCCCACCATCAAGGAAACCGCTGACGAGATGAAGCAGGAGCTCTACCAGCCCTGGTACACCTACGAAGAGAACAAGGGCGGTTCCACCGATCCAGTCATCAACCCCGCTTACATCACTCCCCACAACTTCATGATGCGCCTCATCAAGTGCACCGATGAATACGGTGGTGGTGTCGGTACCCTGTACATGACCTCCAAGGCTCTGCTGAACACCGGCTTCTGGCTGCTCGGCATGATGGAAGAAGATTCCAAGAAGCTCGCCGCTCGTGACCTGCACGAACTGATGCGCTGCTGGGAACAGTTCCACCGCCTCTGGACCGTCCGCCTGCACATGCAGCACATCGAGTTCCGCGAAGAATCCCGTTACCCCGGCTTCTACTACCGCGGCGACTTCATGGGCCTGGACGACTCCAAGTGGAAGTGCTTCGTCAACTCCACTTACGATCCCGCCACTGGCGTGACCACTGTCTTCAAGAAGCCCTACGTCAAGATCATCCCTGACGCCTAA
- a CDS encoding CoB--CoM heterodisulfide reductase iron-sulfur subunit A family protein gives MKRMSNNSILVVGGGFAGITAALEAAELGYEVYIVETNPYLGGRVAQLNQYFPKLCPPSCGLEIQFQRIKNNPNVKVITMASVDSVSGSVGNYDVKITQRPRFVNEKCTACGECEKATSSKISSEFDFGTGTRGLAYKTHPFMFPMRYVVDAENASEGELTAIKNACPYDAVDLDDAPKTIDLAVGAIVVATGWKPYDVSNLTNLGGGKLKNVVTNMQFERLAAPNGPTGGKVVRPSDGAEPQKIAFVQCAGSRDQNHLNYCSYICCMASLKHVRYVRERSDANVTVFYIDLRTPGRYDKFKSITEADDKLNLVKGKVAGIVEDAAGNPIVTVENAITGIKSDEKFDMVVLATGMEPSLAGLSVPAGSADADGFVIDGEGIIAAGCAKQPLDVMKTAQSGTAAAMKAIQTVVGR, from the coding sequence GTGAAGAGAATGTCGAATAACAGTATTCTCGTTGTAGGCGGAGGGTTCGCAGGAATCACCGCCGCCCTCGAAGCTGCCGAACTGGGCTACGAGGTGTACATCGTTGAGACGAATCCCTACCTCGGTGGCAGGGTCGCACAGCTGAATCAGTATTTCCCCAAGCTGTGTCCCCCGTCCTGTGGTCTGGAGATTCAGTTCCAGCGCATAAAAAACAACCCCAACGTCAAGGTCATCACCATGGCCAGCGTCGATTCCGTTTCCGGCTCTGTCGGCAACTACGACGTGAAGATCACGCAGCGCCCCCGCTTCGTGAACGAAAAGTGTACCGCCTGCGGCGAGTGTGAGAAGGCAACCTCCAGCAAGATCTCTTCCGAATTTGATTTCGGTACCGGGACCCGCGGACTGGCCTACAAGACCCATCCTTTCATGTTCCCCATGCGCTATGTGGTGGACGCGGAGAACGCATCCGAGGGCGAACTGACCGCCATCAAGAATGCGTGTCCCTACGACGCCGTGGACCTGGACGACGCACCCAAGACCATCGATCTGGCCGTGGGCGCCATCGTCGTCGCCACCGGTTGGAAGCCGTACGACGTCTCCAACCTGACCAACCTGGGCGGCGGCAAGCTCAAGAACGTCGTCACCAACATGCAGTTCGAGCGGCTGGCGGCCCCCAACGGCCCCACCGGCGGCAAGGTCGTGCGTCCTTCCGACGGCGCCGAGCCCCAGAAGATCGCTTTTGTTCAGTGTGCCGGTTCCCGTGACCAGAACCACCTGAACTATTGCTCCTACATCTGCTGCATGGCGTCCCTGAAGCATGTCCGCTATGTGCGCGAGCGCTCCGATGCCAATGTGACCGTTTTCTACATCGACCTGCGTACCCCCGGCCGCTACGACAAATTCAAGTCCATCACCGAGGCTGACGACAAGCTCAACCTGGTCAAGGGCAAGGTCGCCGGCATCGTCGAAGACGCCGCAGGCAACCCGATTGTCACCGTCGAGAACGCCATCACCGGCATCAAGTCCGACGAGAAGTTCGACATGGTCGTCCTCGCGACCGGCATGGAGCCCAGCCTTGCTGGACTGTCCGTCCCGGCCGGAAGCGCCGATGCCGACGGTTTCGTCATCGACGGCGAAGGCATCATCGCCGCCGGTTGCGCCAAGCAGCCGCTTGACGTCATGAAGACCGCCCAGTCCGGCACCGCCGCCGCGATGAAGGCGATTCAAACCGTGGTAGGGAGGTAA
- a CDS encoding hydrogenase iron-sulfur subunit — protein sequence MAEKLGVYICGGCDIGDNIDVAALAEFAANGKHSSCVTVAKSTPVLCSPEGKAMIEADIKEQGLDGVVCCACTPRSKWDVFKFGDAIQVERVSLREQCVWSYQEDPKFPGQMEIIAKDYVNMGITKLFNSRIPQPELPDAFKTVLVMGGGFTGMKAALNAAALGYEVVLVEKDETLGGKAATMYKSFPLGAPFSDREQEIGIDALIKEVEANDKIKIITGATLDSLAGAPAKYKATIGGTEYEIGAVVMATGWVPGKGKFLAPLGYGEIKNVVTTAEFEKMAANGGIKMANGQAPDSVAFIVDTSLLTKNVSYDACGEACEAPEDMPCKEGDESESAEECEVFDYADKESAKHLAYSSELTSLIALKQANYVRELAPEAVAYVVYDHMMVPGINEKYYQAAQDDPGVMLTKGTVTGVKEAGAKILISAKDTLLGAEVELAADMVVLPTAIVPTTAANPTMNFVYRQGPAFPDLELFDGFADSNYICFPYETRRTGVYAAGCVRQPMGLGLAAEDAAGAALKAIQCIESANRGVSVHPRSGDLSFPEFNFMRCTQCKRCTEECPFGALDDDEKGTPLPNPTRCRRCGTCMGACPERVISFANYGISQIGQAIKEVKVPDTLDEGGPRIIVLACENDAYPALDMAAMRGKSWSPYVRFLPVRCLGSVNAIWVADAMSKGVDGVMMLGCKYGDDYQCHFVKGSELCNRRKENIAESLGRLGVEPERVEQYEVSIDMYDKVPALIDEFVENITTNFGPNPFKGY from the coding sequence ATGGCTGAAAAGCTTGGAGTATATATCTGTGGAGGTTGCGACATCGGTGACAACATCGACGTCGCTGCGTTGGCCGAATTCGCTGCCAACGGCAAACACTCCTCCTGCGTGACCGTGGCCAAGTCTACCCCGGTGCTGTGCAGCCCCGAGGGCAAGGCCATGATCGAGGCCGACATCAAGGAACAAGGACTCGACGGCGTGGTCTGCTGCGCCTGTACCCCGCGCTCCAAGTGGGATGTGTTCAAGTTCGGCGATGCCATCCAGGTGGAACGCGTCTCCCTGCGCGAGCAGTGCGTGTGGTCCTACCAGGAAGATCCCAAATTCCCTGGCCAGATGGAAATCATCGCCAAGGATTATGTCAATATGGGAATCACCAAGCTGTTCAACAGCCGGATTCCCCAGCCGGAACTGCCGGACGCTTTCAAGACCGTACTGGTCATGGGCGGCGGCTTCACCGGCATGAAGGCGGCCCTGAATGCCGCAGCCCTGGGCTACGAAGTGGTCCTGGTCGAAAAGGACGAGACTCTGGGCGGCAAGGCCGCGACCATGTACAAGTCCTTCCCCTTGGGCGCCCCCTTCAGCGACCGTGAACAGGAAATCGGCATCGACGCCCTGATCAAGGAAGTCGAAGCCAACGACAAGATCAAGATCATCACCGGCGCCACCCTGGATTCCCTGGCCGGCGCTCCCGCCAAGTACAAGGCCACTATCGGTGGAACCGAGTACGAGATCGGCGCGGTTGTCATGGCCACCGGCTGGGTGCCCGGCAAGGGCAAGTTCCTGGCCCCGCTCGGCTACGGCGAGATCAAGAACGTTGTCACCACCGCCGAGTTCGAGAAGATGGCTGCCAACGGCGGCATCAAGATGGCCAACGGCCAGGCTCCCGACTCCGTGGCCTTCATCGTCGACACCTCCCTGCTCACCAAGAACGTCTCCTACGACGCCTGCGGCGAAGCCTGCGAGGCCCCCGAGGACATGCCCTGCAAGGAAGGCGACGAAAGCGAAAGCGCTGAAGAGTGCGAAGTCTTCGATTACGCCGACAAGGAGTCCGCAAAGCACCTGGCCTACAGCTCGGAGCTGACCTCCCTGATCGCCCTGAAGCAGGCCAATTACGTCCGCGAGCTCGCTCCCGAGGCCGTTGCCTACGTTGTCTACGACCACATGATGGTCCCGGGCATCAACGAGAAATACTACCAGGCGGCCCAGGACGATCCGGGCGTCATGCTGACCAAGGGCACCGTCACCGGTGTCAAGGAAGCCGGCGCCAAGATCCTGATCTCCGCCAAGGATACTCTGCTTGGCGCCGAGGTGGAACTGGCCGCTGACATGGTTGTCCTTCCGACCGCCATCGTGCCCACCACTGCCGCTAATCCGACCATGAACTTCGTCTACCGCCAGGGCCCGGCCTTCCCGGATCTGGAGCTGTTCGACGGGTTCGCCGATTCCAACTACATCTGCTTCCCCTACGAAACCCGCCGCACGGGCGTCTACGCCGCCGGTTGCGTGCGCCAGCCCATGGGCCTGGGTCTCGCTGCGGAAGACGCTGCCGGTGCCGCCCTCAAGGCGATCCAGTGCATCGAGTCCGCCAACCGCGGCGTGTCCGTGCACCCGCGCTCCGGCGACCTGAGCTTCCCCGAGTTCAACTTCATGCGCTGTACTCAGTGTAAGCGCTGTACCGAAGAGTGCCCGTTCGGCGCCCTGGACGACGACGAGAAGGGTACGCCGCTTCCGAACCCCACGCGCTGCCGCCGCTGCGGTACCTGCATGGGCGCCTGTCCGGAACGCGTCATCAGCTTCGCCAACTACGGCATCAGCCAGATCGGCCAGGCCATCAAGGAAGTCAAGGTTCCCGACACCCTGGACGAGGGCGGTCCCCGCATCATCGTCCTGGCTTGCGAGAACGACGCCTACCCGGCCCTGGATATGGCTGCCATGCGCGGCAAGTCCTGGTCTCCCTACGTCCGTTTCCTGCCGGTCCGTTGTCTCGGTTCGGTCAACGCCATTTGGGTGGCTGACGCCATGTCCAAGGGTGTTGACGGCGTGATGATGCTCGGCTGCAAGTACGGCGACGACTACCAGTGCCACTTCGTCAAGGGTTCCGAGCTGTGTAACCGCCGTAAGGAGAACATCGCGGAGTCCCTGGGACGCCTCGGTGTGGAACCCGAGCGCGTCGAGCAGTACGAGGTCTCCATCGACATGTACGACAAGGTTCCGGCCCTGATCGACGAGTTCGTGGAGAACATCACCACAAACTTCGGCCCCAACCCGTTCAAGGGCTACTAG